One region of Niallia sp. Man26 genomic DNA includes:
- the galU gene encoding UTP--glucose-1-phosphate uridylyltransferase GalU, whose protein sequence is MSKVRKAIIPAAGLGTRFLPATKAMPKEMLPIVDKPTIQYIVEEAIASGIEDIIIVTGKGKRAIEDHFDNAWELEENLVAKEKFDLLKKVKESSNVDIHYIRQKEPKGLGHAVWCARNFIGDEPFAVLLGDDIVDSEDPCLGQLMSQYDQTLSSVIGVQVVPDSETHRYGIVDPIDDSGRRHQVKKFVEKPKQGTAPSNLAIIGRYIFTPEIFRFLEEQEVGAGGEIQLTDAIEKLNQIQRVFAYEFEGNRYDVGEQLGFIQTTIELALKRDDIKDKLEVYLKDLVEKLQDEPVNNK, encoded by the coding sequence ATGTCTAAAGTAAGAAAAGCGATAATACCAGCTGCAGGTCTTGGAACTAGATTTTTACCAGCTACAAAAGCGATGCCAAAGGAAATGCTACCAATCGTAGACAAACCGACTATCCAATATATTGTTGAAGAAGCAATTGCTTCTGGAATTGAAGACATCATCATTGTTACTGGAAAAGGGAAAAGAGCGATTGAGGACCATTTTGATAACGCTTGGGAATTAGAAGAAAACCTAGTTGCGAAAGAGAAGTTCGACCTTCTTAAAAAAGTGAAAGAATCATCTAATGTTGATATTCACTATATTCGTCAAAAAGAGCCGAAAGGTTTAGGTCATGCTGTATGGTGTGCGAGAAACTTCATCGGTGATGAACCATTTGCAGTCTTGTTAGGCGATGATATTGTCGATAGTGAAGATCCATGTTTAGGTCAGCTTATGTCCCAATATGACCAAACATTATCATCCGTAATCGGTGTTCAAGTTGTTCCTGATTCAGAGACACACCGATATGGTATTGTTGATCCGATTGACGACTCTGGAAGAAGACACCAAGTGAAAAAGTTCGTAGAGAAGCCAAAGCAAGGTACTGCTCCATCTAATTTAGCGATTATCGGCCGCTATATTTTCACTCCGGAAATTTTCCGATTCCTTGAAGAGCAAGAAGTAGGTGCAGGCGGAGAAATCCAGCTGACAGATGCGATCGAAAAGCTTAACCAAATCCAACGAGTGTTCGCTTACGAATTTGAAGGAAATCGTTATGATGTCGGTGAGCAGTTAGGTTTCATTCAGACAACAATCGAGCTTGCTTTAAAACGTGATGATATTAAAGACAAGTTGGAAGTGTACTTAAAAGACTTAGTTGAAAAATTGCAGGATGAGCCTGTAAACAATAAATAA
- the galE gene encoding UDP-glucose 4-epimerase GalE has protein sequence MILVVGGAGYIGSHLVKELVEKEEVIVLDNLATGHQESVDERAVFIKGDLGKEEDLEPIFSKYPIKAVMHFAAFSLVGESVQDPYKYYENNVANTLTLLKTMLKYNVKNFIFSSTAATYGIPEDEIILESSKTSPINPYGKSKLMVEQILADFHAAYGLNYVVLRYFNAAGAHESGAIGEQHDPETHLIPIILQHVLGQRESISVFGTDYPTEDGTCIRDYIHVTDLAAAHIKAVEALLDGSKQAETYNLGNGVGYSVKEVIETCEKVTGKQANVVLAERRAGDPARLIASSSKIYEDLGWKAERGLETIIESAWDWHKKA, from the coding sequence ATGATTCTAGTAGTAGGCGGAGCCGGCTATATCGGCAGTCATCTAGTAAAAGAACTAGTTGAAAAGGAAGAAGTCATCGTACTCGATAACCTGGCGACAGGCCATCAGGAATCTGTGGATGAAAGAGCAGTATTCATTAAAGGAGATTTAGGAAAAGAAGAAGATTTGGAGCCGATTTTTTCTAAATATCCAATTAAAGCAGTTATGCATTTTGCTGCGTTCAGCTTAGTCGGCGAATCAGTGCAAGACCCATATAAATACTATGAAAATAATGTTGCCAATACTTTAACATTGTTGAAGACAATGCTTAAATATAATGTTAAAAATTTCATTTTTTCATCAACAGCAGCTACATACGGTATTCCAGAAGATGAAATTATTTTAGAAAGCTCTAAAACATCCCCAATCAATCCTTATGGAAAATCAAAGCTGATGGTAGAACAAATCTTAGCTGATTTTCATGCAGCATACGGATTGAACTATGTGGTTCTTCGCTACTTTAATGCAGCAGGTGCCCATGAGTCAGGAGCTATCGGTGAACAGCATGATCCGGAAACACATTTGATTCCGATTATCCTGCAGCATGTATTAGGACAAAGAGAGTCTATTTCTGTTTTTGGAACAGATTATCCGACAGAAGATGGCACATGTATCCGTGACTATATCCATGTAACAGATTTAGCAGCTGCCCATATTAAAGCAGTGGAGGCTCTTTTAGATGGCAGCAAACAGGCGGAAACATATAATCTGGGAAATGGTGTTGGCTATTCCGTTAAAGAAGTCATTGAAACATGTGAAAAGGTGACAGGCAAACAAGCTAATGTTGTTTTGGCTGAAAGACGAGCAGGAGACCCTGCAAGACTCATTGCCTCATCAAGCAAAATCTATGAAGATCTTGGCTGGAAGGCAGAAAGAGGCTTAGAGACTATTATCGAAAGTGCTTGGGACTGGCATAAAAAAGCATGA
- a CDS encoding WecB/TagA/CpsF family glycosyltransferase, whose protein sequence is MDKKWMGNIEVNVLHTNEAIAAMTDKLKAYDKANVFFLNDHCYNLAQKDNEYLNLLNSSEFLLNDGIGIEIGAKMFGFSFKENLNGTDFIPALFNKLKSHKDRQYNVYLLGAKPGVAEAALHRLQQQFPHLNFVGEQHGYFDSGSVADVIADINDKQTDILLVGLGMPIQEKWIAENRERLNCTLAFAVGAFLDFSSGNVTRAPAFFRKLRLEWLYRMLKEPKRLWKRNLVGHVEFFYYVLKNRKRKMPAAG, encoded by the coding sequence ATGGACAAGAAGTGGATGGGAAACATTGAGGTGAATGTTCTTCATACAAATGAAGCGATTGCCGCAATGACAGATAAATTAAAGGCATATGATAAAGCAAATGTATTTTTCCTGAACGATCATTGTTATAACTTAGCCCAGAAGGATAACGAATACTTAAACCTTCTTAACAGCAGTGAATTTTTGCTGAATGACGGAATCGGGATCGAAATTGGCGCTAAAATGTTTGGCTTTTCTTTTAAGGAGAACTTGAACGGCACAGACTTTATTCCGGCTTTGTTTAATAAGCTTAAAAGTCATAAAGATAGACAATATAATGTATATTTACTCGGAGCAAAGCCTGGTGTTGCTGAGGCGGCTCTGCATAGATTACAGCAGCAGTTCCCTCATTTGAACTTTGTTGGAGAACAGCACGGCTATTTTGATTCCGGCAGTGTAGCTGATGTTATTGCGGATATTAATGACAAGCAAACAGACATCCTTCTAGTAGGATTAGGGATGCCTATACAGGAAAAATGGATTGCTGAAAACAGGGAAAGGTTAAATTGCACGCTGGCATTTGCAGTCGGGGCATTTTTAGACTTTTCGTCAGGCAATGTTACAAGAGCCCCGGCTTTTTTTCGCAAGCTGCGTCTTGAATGGCTTTATCGAATGCTGAAAGAGCCGAAGAGATTATGGAAGCGTAACTTAGTCGGTCATGTGGAATTTTTTTATTATGTTTTAAAAAACAGAAAAAGAAAAATGCCGGCAGCTGGCTGA
- the tagD gene encoding glycerol-3-phosphate cytidylyltransferase — protein MKKVITYGTFDLLHWGHINILKRAKELGDHLTVALSSDEFNAIKDKKAYHSYENRKMILEAIRYVDEVIPEHDWDQKVRDVVDHNIDVFVMGDDWEGKFDFLKDYCEVVYLPRTVGISTSKIKKDLFKVK, from the coding sequence ATGAAAAAAGTAATCACTTATGGCACCTTCGATTTATTGCACTGGGGTCATATTAATATTTTGAAAAGAGCAAAAGAACTTGGGGATCATTTAACAGTTGCCCTGTCCAGCGATGAATTTAATGCAATTAAAGATAAAAAAGCATACCATAGCTATGAAAACAGAAAAATGATTTTGGAAGCAATCCGTTATGTGGATGAAGTTATCCCTGAACATGATTGGGATCAAAAGGTTAGAGACGTTGTTGACCATAACATCGATGTATTCGTAATGGGTGATGACTGGGAAGGGAAGTTCGACTTCTTGAAAGATTATTGCGAAGTTGTTTACCTGCCTAGAACTGTTGGTATCTCTACTTCTAAAATCAAGAAGGACCTATTCAAGGTAAAGTAA
- a CDS encoding PA14 domain-containing protein, with the protein MIIEKLLGKKTYVLLFFSIVGLWFICPEQKKAAEAAWSGNFYNNSSLSGEGIAAQFQNLHLNWGYDKPMTGVGTNNFSASFTQTINVQDSQKDYFLQAFADDGVRMYLDNKLYIDGWSTSGQTFSTPMKNMTAGAHNVTAEYVEAGGKSILFADVLPFDSWVGYFYNNTTKKGAPEDAFHFTSSESDLAFNYGYNAPGAKNIGANNFSMKLYTYKNLAAGQYVISTKSDDEIQVFIDNKKILEKKSPGEEKILINVADSAQGSAHAIRIEYVEKTGKSYLDFSIKPVKEELTANSWLGAYFNGTTAAGTGNVYGGISNVFFNWKTNAPNSKTSKDNFSASYYKLLNAGNYFVHTIADDGISAAVNGQSLFNRWTSSSGKENKAAITNLQSSNNVLQINYLEKTSNAFVSADALPFGQWLGYYYANTGLKGVPANKKTIKGDGNGAFSFDVGTGSPASGVPADNYTAQFITAMKLSAGDYVIRAMADDGIRVYVDDKLVLDKWGSSSAENAMKISISDLEVSDAAKRDVHWIKVQYLEKSGKSKLSFDIKPLEQTVTSSDWLNIFYPTKSLSGNGIVVGGKNAKQTVKLIQYKWNKSAPLAGIPADGFSASFLKKITGNQDYFVSTFADDGIRVKVDNQAIIDRWKNSGGVYNNGLITGLSSGDHLIQTDYYDNGSSAYAFADVQPLGNWIAYYYNNMTLAGAPVNSKVVNNSNSLALTQDFGTNAPASTVKADGFSAKYVTAKRIEAGEYIIRGLSDDGVQIFVDGQLVIDQWSNGSYREKATKVKIADTKDGNIHWIEVRYYDNKSAAKFQLSFVPYSEDNLVHDSGWYAEYYPKIIGEDEIPVYTLTDSVKPVIVGGKDSIAKVTDVYFDWGSGSPSGLSADKFSAVYRKNIYIAEDGLYNFTILADDGVILEIDGEKVIDSWQSSAGKREVSGYSLAKGEHKFVLKYYENTGNASVKFEMKKAKAVFTAYDYLSYSLDDAVTIQASKYAQTDKKYKAYMREDAFSYISSYSNYGLITSGSWNVRGGPSLTDWVIGKFTTGDKVTILSKVADDSGMDWYEVDFYKYYDETAAATSDVPAQYRLSYHTWVNAGPVDIKYYLNPENFMNDEKQKLQFLKLSESANLNETEVNEKILNGKGIFVGKASSFIDAGKQYGINEIYLISHAMLETGNGTSELATGVTVSSVDGKAVTPKTVYNMYGIAAYDDSPTKSGSEYAYKQGWTTPEKAIVGGAEFIGKNYINNATYKQDTLYKMRWNSDNPGVHQYATDVGWASKQVNRMKSLYDLLDSYEMYFEVPIYK; encoded by the coding sequence ATGATTATAGAAAAGTTACTAGGCAAGAAGACTTATGTTTTGTTGTTTTTTTCTATTGTTGGTCTTTGGTTTATTTGCCCTGAACAAAAAAAGGCAGCAGAAGCAGCCTGGTCAGGGAATTTCTATAATAATTCCAGCCTGTCAGGAGAAGGCATAGCTGCACAGTTTCAAAATCTTCATCTGAACTGGGGCTATGATAAGCCGATGACTGGTGTTGGGACGAATAATTTTTCCGCATCATTTACACAGACCATTAATGTCCAAGATAGTCAGAAGGATTATTTTCTGCAAGCATTTGCTGATGATGGTGTCAGGATGTATCTGGATAATAAATTATATATAGATGGTTGGAGCACCTCTGGCCAAACCTTTTCTACACCTATGAAAAATATGACAGCAGGAGCCCATAATGTAACTGCAGAGTATGTGGAGGCAGGAGGAAAGTCTATCCTGTTTGCTGATGTGCTGCCTTTTGACAGTTGGGTCGGCTATTTCTACAATAATACAACTAAAAAAGGTGCACCTGAAGATGCCTTTCATTTCACATCTTCAGAGTCAGACCTCGCATTTAATTATGGCTATAATGCACCAGGTGCAAAAAATATTGGTGCAAATAATTTTTCGATGAAGCTGTACACCTATAAAAACCTTGCCGCAGGGCAGTATGTGATCAGCACAAAATCTGATGATGAAATCCAAGTTTTTATAGATAATAAAAAAATCCTTGAAAAGAAAAGTCCGGGAGAAGAAAAAATCCTAATTAATGTGGCTGATTCTGCCCAAGGAAGCGCGCATGCAATCAGAATTGAATATGTGGAAAAAACGGGCAAAAGCTATTTAGATTTCTCCATTAAACCTGTTAAGGAAGAGTTGACTGCCAACTCGTGGTTAGGTGCCTATTTTAACGGAACAACTGCAGCTGGAACAGGAAATGTGTATGGAGGAATCAGCAATGTGTTTTTCAACTGGAAAACTAATGCTCCAAACTCGAAAACTAGTAAAGACAATTTTTCTGCTTCTTATTATAAGCTGCTGAATGCAGGTAATTACTTTGTTCATACAATTGCAGACGATGGCATTAGTGCAGCAGTCAATGGACAGTCTTTATTCAATCGCTGGACTTCATCTTCAGGTAAAGAGAATAAAGCAGCAATAACAAATCTGCAATCATCTAATAATGTTTTGCAAATTAATTATTTGGAAAAAACAAGCAATGCTTTTGTGAGTGCAGATGCCCTTCCGTTTGGACAGTGGCTTGGTTATTATTATGCAAACACTGGATTAAAAGGAGTGCCTGCGAACAAGAAAACTATAAAGGGAGACGGAAATGGTGCTTTCAGCTTTGATGTTGGCACTGGAAGTCCTGCATCCGGCGTTCCAGCTGACAATTATACAGCACAGTTCATTACTGCGATGAAGCTGTCAGCAGGAGATTATGTTATTCGTGCAATGGCAGATGACGGAATCCGTGTTTATGTAGATGATAAGCTGGTGTTAGACAAGTGGGGCAGCAGCTCAGCAGAAAATGCAATGAAAATCAGCATTAGTGATCTGGAAGTATCAGATGCCGCTAAAAGGGATGTTCATTGGATTAAAGTTCAATACTTGGAGAAAAGCGGGAAGTCAAAGCTAAGCTTTGATATCAAACCATTGGAGCAAACTGTTACTTCAAGTGATTGGCTGAATATATTTTATCCAACAAAGAGTCTATCTGGAAATGGTATAGTTGTCGGCGGAAAGAATGCAAAGCAAACGGTCAAGCTTATTCAATATAAATGGAATAAGAGTGCGCCACTTGCTGGAATTCCCGCAGATGGTTTTTCTGCATCTTTCCTGAAAAAAATCACAGGAAATCAGGATTATTTTGTTTCAACGTTTGCAGATGACGGCATTCGTGTCAAAGTAGACAATCAAGCTATTATCGACCGCTGGAAAAATTCAGGCGGCGTGTATAATAACGGATTGATCACAGGTTTAAGCTCTGGCGATCATCTAATCCAGACAGATTACTATGATAATGGCAGCAGTGCCTATGCTTTTGCAGATGTACAGCCATTAGGCAACTGGATTGCGTACTATTATAATAATATGACATTGGCAGGAGCTCCAGTGAATTCAAAGGTTGTAAATAACAGCAACAGTTTAGCACTTACCCAAGATTTTGGAACAAATGCACCTGCATCAACAGTGAAAGCAGATGGCTTCTCAGCAAAGTATGTGACAGCAAAACGAATCGAAGCAGGAGAATATATCATCCGCGGGCTGTCTGATGATGGGGTTCAGATTTTTGTTGATGGTCAATTAGTCATTGATCAGTGGAGTAACGGATCTTACCGTGAGAAGGCTACAAAAGTTAAAATTGCCGATACGAAGGACGGCAATATCCACTGGATTGAAGTGCGGTATTACGACAATAAGAGTGCTGCGAAATTCCAGCTATCCTTTGTGCCGTACTCAGAAGATAATTTAGTTCATGATTCTGGCTGGTATGCAGAGTATTATCCGAAGATTATCGGGGAGGATGAGATTCCTGTCTATACATTGACAGACAGTGTAAAACCAGTCATTGTCGGGGGCAAGGATTCAATTGCAAAGGTAACAGATGTTTACTTTGACTGGGGTTCAGGATCGCCATCCGGCTTGAGTGCAGATAAGTTTTCGGCTGTTTACCGGAAAAATATTTATATTGCAGAAGATGGTTTATATAATTTCACAATCCTTGCTGATGATGGGGTCATCTTAGAGATTGATGGTGAAAAAGTAATAGATTCATGGCAAAGCAGTGCTGGCAAGCGGGAAGTTTCGGGCTACAGCCTTGCAAAGGGTGAGCATAAATTTGTTCTTAAATATTACGAGAACACTGGAAATGCCTCAGTGAAGTTTGAAATGAAGAAAGCAAAAGCTGTATTTACAGCATATGACTATTTATCTTATTCATTAGATGATGCTGTTACAATTCAGGCGAGCAAATATGCTCAAACAGATAAAAAGTATAAAGCATATATGAGAGAAGATGCGTTCTCTTATATTAGCAGCTATAGTAATTACGGACTTATTACAAGCGGCAGCTGGAATGTCCGAGGAGGTCCAAGCCTGACTGATTGGGTAATCGGCAAATTTACAACTGGTGATAAAGTGACTATTTTGTCAAAGGTAGCGGACGATTCCGGGATGGACTGGTATGAAGTAGATTTCTATAAATATTATGATGAAACTGCTGCAGCCACATCTGATGTGCCTGCACAATATAGGCTGTCCTATCACACATGGGTCAACGCAGGTCCTGTGGACATTAAATACTATTTAAATCCAGAGAACTTTATGAATGATGAAAAGCAGAAGCTTCAATTCCTGAAGCTGTCTGAAAGTGCGAACTTAAATGAGACCGAAGTAAACGAAAAAATTCTGAATGGCAAAGGAATTTTCGTCGGAAAGGCGAGTTCCTTCATAGATGCTGGCAAGCAGTATGGAATCAATGAAATATATTTGATTTCTCATGCTATGCTTGAAACAGGAAACGGAACCTCTGAGCTTGCTACAGGCGTAACCGTTTCGAGCGTGGACGGCAAAGCAGTAACACCAAAAACTGTTTATAATATGTATGGAATCGCAGCATACGATGATTCACCGACTAAGAGCGGATCAGAATATGCTTACAAACAAGGCTGGACAACGCCGGAAAAAGCAATCGTCGGCGGAGCAGAGTTTATCGGCAAAAATTATATAAATAATGCCACATACAAACAAGACACGCTCTATAAGATGAGATGGAATTCCGACAATCCAGGAGTTCACCAATATGCTACAGATGTAGGATGGGCAAGCAAACAAGTAAACAGAATGAAATCATTATATGATTTGCTTGATTCCTACGAGATGTATTTTGAAGTTCCGATCTATAAATGA
- a CDS encoding VOC family protein encodes MKVNKVHHIAIICSDYQISKSFYVDILKFKPIREVFREERNSYKLDLMVNDVYQLELFSFPNPKKRPSFPEAAGLRHIAFEVDDIAETVSYLQSQSIEVEDIRVDEFTDKKFTFFADPDGLPIEIYEK; translated from the coding sequence ATGAAAGTCAACAAAGTGCATCATATAGCAATTATTTGCAGTGATTATCAAATTTCTAAATCATTTTATGTGGATATTTTAAAATTCAAACCAATTAGAGAAGTCTTTCGGGAAGAGCGTAATTCATATAAACTCGACCTTATGGTTAACGATGTTTATCAGCTAGAGCTATTCTCTTTTCCCAATCCGAAGAAAAGGCCGAGTTTTCCGGAAGCAGCAGGCTTGCGTCATATCGCATTTGAAGTGGATGACATTGCTGAAACAGTTTCCTATTTACAAAGTCAATCTATTGAAGTAGAAGATATTCGTGTAGATGAATTTACAGATAAAAAATTTACATTTTTTGCAGATCCAGATGGGCTGCCAATCGAAATTTATGAAAAGTGA
- a CDS encoding CDP-glycerol glycerophosphotransferase family protein produces the protein MVRECAISLYLTLFSLLFRISSLFPQQKKIVFCVSFPENSMHIYEELKKTADDKRCIFLAATAQTKEMLEEKQIGQVLEFTPRKPKAFLAGIRHLATAKVVILDNYFGFLSSITFKPNVKVLQIWHAAGAIKTFGLKDSSIQNRTSKANQRFKDVYSKFQYVITGSHEMDHIFHEAFSIQERQIMHTGIPRTDIFFDETRKKETITKVYSEYPQFENKRILLYAPTFRGENNGITNSNLDIKQLKNRLGEDTVILIRLHPSIKEKAHLPEMDAAVYDVSEYPYINELLLITDLLITDYSSIPFEYSFLRRPMIFFPYDLEEYAKDRGFWTDYDKLVPGPVAYTTAELADILAKNEYDLDRIDTFHKRWNEYSTGQSSEKVAALIIEWLND, from the coding sequence ATGGTAAGGGAATGTGCGATTTCCTTGTATTTAACGCTATTTTCTTTGTTGTTTCGGATTAGCAGCCTATTCCCGCAACAAAAGAAAATAGTTTTTTGTGTGTCTTTCCCTGAAAACAGCATGCATATATATGAAGAACTTAAGAAAACTGCTGACGACAAACGCTGTATTTTTCTGGCAGCAACAGCACAAACGAAAGAAATGCTCGAGGAAAAACAAATTGGTCAAGTGCTTGAATTTACACCACGAAAGCCTAAAGCCTTTTTGGCAGGAATTCGGCATCTTGCGACTGCAAAAGTAGTTATTCTTGATAATTATTTCGGCTTCCTCTCAAGCATTACATTCAAGCCAAATGTTAAGGTGCTTCAAATTTGGCATGCTGCCGGTGCCATCAAAACCTTCGGATTGAAGGATTCGAGTATTCAAAATCGGACAAGCAAAGCTAATCAGCGATTTAAGGATGTATACAGCAAGTTTCAATATGTAATTACCGGCTCACATGAGATGGATCATATTTTTCATGAAGCATTCTCGATTCAAGAACGGCAAATAATGCATACCGGAATACCTCGCACAGATATCTTTTTTGACGAAACACGCAAAAAGGAAACAATAACAAAAGTATATAGCGAGTACCCTCAGTTTGAAAATAAAAGAATTCTATTATATGCTCCAACCTTCAGAGGCGAAAATAATGGCATTACAAATTCAAACCTCGACATAAAGCAATTGAAAAACAGGCTAGGTGAGGACACTGTCATCTTAATTAGACTTCACCCATCTATTAAAGAAAAGGCACACTTGCCTGAAATGGATGCTGCTGTCTATGATGTTTCAGAATATCCTTATATTAATGAACTGCTTCTCATTACCGACCTGCTCATTACGGATTACTCTTCTATCCCATTCGAGTACTCTTTCTTGAGAAGACCAATGATATTCTTCCCATATGATCTCGAAGAATATGCAAAGGACAGAGGTTTTTGGACAGACTATGACAAACTCGTACCAGGTCCTGTCGCCTATACGACAGCAGAGCTCGCAGACATCCTGGCAAAAAACGAGTATGACTTAGATCGCATAGATACATTCCATAAACGCTGGAACGAATATTCCACAGGACAGTCCAGCGAAAAAGTCGCTGCATTAATAATAGAATGGCTAAACGACTGA
- a CDS encoding LytR family transcriptional regulator: MRSEKPKKKKRKWLRITGIILLILLIGIGAYVYTVYNSLSNAVNSMHEPVDRETTKRTETLSLEQQEPFSVLMLGVDERDGDSGRSDTMIVMTVNPEKKSVKMLSIPRDTRTEIVGHGTTDKINHAYAFGGVAMSMDTVENFLDIPIDYYMQINMEGFKDIVDSVGGVTVNNDLDFTYEGVHFPEGQVTLDGEKALKFSRMRYEDPRGDFGRQLRQRMIIQAVLKEGASLNSLTNFDDIFAALSKNIKTNLTFDEMVDIQKNYKQAAGNIEQLTINGTGQTIDGVWYLIVDDAEKTNIQTELKDHLKVN; encoded by the coding sequence ATGAGGTCGGAAAAACCTAAAAAGAAGAAACGAAAGTGGCTGCGAATCACTGGCATTATACTGCTGATCCTTTTAATAGGTATCGGTGCTTATGTATATACGGTTTATAATTCCCTATCAAATGCCGTGAACTCAATGCACGAGCCTGTTGACAGGGAAACAACAAAACGAACAGAAACGTTAAGTTTAGAGCAGCAGGAGCCTTTTTCAGTATTGATGCTCGGCGTCGATGAACGCGACGGAGACAGCGGTAGATCAGATACGATGATTGTCATGACCGTTAATCCAGAGAAGAAATCTGTAAAAATGCTCAGCATCCCTCGCGATACACGGACAGAAATTGTCGGACACGGAACAACAGATAAAATCAATCACGCTTATGCATTTGGCGGTGTTGCCATGTCTATGGATACTGTTGAGAACTTCCTGGACATCCCAATTGATTATTATATGCAAATCAATATGGAAGGTTTTAAAGATATTGTAGATTCTGTTGGCGGAGTTACTGTTAATAATGACCTTGATTTCACGTATGAGGGTGTTCATTTCCCTGAAGGACAGGTTACCCTTGACGGTGAAAAAGCACTTAAATTCTCTCGTATGCGTTATGAAGACCCTCGCGGAGACTTCGGACGCCAGCTGAGACAGCGCATGATCATCCAAGCAGTGTTGAAGGAAGGGGCAAGTTTAAACTCCCTTACTAACTTCGATGATATCTTTGCTGCGTTAAGCAAAAACATTAAGACAAACCTTACATTTGATGAAATGGTAGATATCCAAAAGAATTATAAACAAGCTGCCGGCAATATCGAGCAATTAACGATTAATGGCACAGGCCAGACAATTGACGGCGTTTGGTATTTAATTGTGGATGATGCAGAAAAAACTAACATCCAGACGGAACTAAAAGACCATTTAAAAGTAAATTAA